The genomic DNA CAGTTGATCATTGACGAATTGCAGACCCTCCCCGTGCTGCCGCTGCACCTGCCCGAACCCCGCGATCCACGCCTGCGGCGCATTGCACGCCACTGGGAGCGCACGCCCCACGATGTCTCGACCCTGCAGGATTGGGCGCAGCGCCTGCAGATCGACGTAAAGACCATCCAGCGTCTGTGCGCGCGCGAGTTGGGCATGACGTTCGGGCAGTGGCGGCAGCAGGCGCGCCTTCTGCGTGCGTTGGAACGGCTGGCGCAGGGCGGCAAGGTGATCGATGTCGCCCTGGCGTTGGGGTATGACAGCCCCAGTGCGTTTGCCAGCATGTTCAAGAAGCGGTTCGGCCTCAGTCCAAGCCAGTTTTTCCGCTGACGCATAGCCGCCGTTGGTAGAGCCGGCTTCAGCCGGCGCCGCTATTGGTAGAGCCGGCTTCAGCCGGCTGGTTCGGTGCAGCCGACTGAAGTCGGCTCTACCCGTCGACTCTACCCGTCGGCTGCCGGGGTGTGGGCGCGGATGTGGTCTATCAGTGCGCGCAACTTCGCCGGCGGATTATGGCGGCTTGGAAAATACAGAAAGAAGCCAGGGAAGGGCGGCAGGTACGTCTCCAGCATCGTCACCAATTCGCCGCGCGCGATGTACGGGGCGAAGGTTTCTTCCATGCCGAAGGTGATGCCCCCGCCGGACAGCGCGGTACGGACCATCAGCAACATGTCGTTGGTGGTCAACTGCGGGGATACGGTGACGTCGAACGCGCGGCCGCCCTCGGCGAACTCCCAGCGATACGGCGCTGCTTCCGGCGCGGGTCGCCAACCGATACAGCGGTGGCGGGAGAGCTCGCCGGGATGCGTGGGAACGCCATGCTCCGCGACATAGCCGGGCGAGGCGACGACGACCTCGCGCTGCGGACCGGTAAGCGCGATGGCCACCATGTCCTGTTCGATCACCTCACCCAGCCGCACGCCCGCGTCGAAGCCGGCCGCCACGATGTCCGATGGCGCGTCGGTCACGGTGACATCCAGCGTGATGCCGGGATGCGTCTGCAGGAAGTCGGATATCACCGGCCCGGACAGGAAGCGCTCGGCGATGGAGGTCACCGCAACGCGCAGCAGGCCGCGTGGCTCACCCACACTGGCGGCATCTTCGAGTGCCGAGGCAACGACGTTCAATGGCGCGGCGATTTGGCTGAGCAGCCGCTCGCCGGCCTCGGTCAGCCGCACGCTGCGGGTGGAGCGCTGCACCAGCGCGATGCCCAGGCCGTCCTCCAGTCGCCGGATGCCTTGGCTCACCGCAGAGCGGGTCACGCCCAGGCGATCAGCCGCCGCACGGAAGTTGCCTCCCTCGGCAACGGCAAGGAACAGGCGCAGCAGGTTGAGATCGGTGTCCATTGGTTACCGATACTAACCACTCTGTCCAGCGGACGGGGAGTTCTCTGGACACTGACACGCTCGTAAGGTGACTGCTCTTCCACGAAGTCACCGCAGGAGTTCGCCATGAACCAGATTCAGGACAAGATCGTGCTCATCACCGGGGCCAGCAGCGGGATCGGCGAGGCCACCGCGCGGCTGCTTGCGCAGCAGGGCGCGACGGTGGTGCTGGGGGCGCGCCGCATCGATCGGTTGCAGGCACTGGTGATCGAGATCCAGGCTGCCGGCGGAACCGCGATGGCGCTGGCGCTGGATGTCACCGATCGAACGCAGACGGCGGATTTCGTCCAGCGTGCCGTGGAGACCTACGGGCGGGTGGACGTGATCATCAACAACGCAGGGGTCATGCCACTGTCCCCACTGGCGTCGTTGAAGCTGGATGAGTGGGATCGCATGATCGACGTCAACATCCGCGGGGTGCTGCACGGGATCGCAGCGGTGCTGCCGCAGATGCAGGCGCAGGGCCACGGGCAGGTGATCAACATTGCCTCCATCGGGGCGCATGCGGTGTCACCGACGGCGGCGGTCTACTGCGCAACCAAGTACGCGGTCTGGGCGATCTCCGAGGGGCTGCGGCAGGAGAGTCCGTCGATACGGGTGACCACCATCAGCCCGGGTGTCACCACGTCCGAACTGGCGGACAGTATTTCCGATGCGCAGGGCCGCGAGGAAATGAAGGCGTTCCGCGCGACGGCGATTCCGGCCGAGGCAGTGGCACGTGCGATCGCGTTTGCGGTGGCGCAGCCGGCTGATGTGGATACCAGTGAGATCATCGTCCGTCCGACCGCCAGTCCGCATTGATTTCCGCACGGACGCTGCGAGGAACCGAGACCCGCAGCCCGCACGAAATGGAGACCGCAGCCCTGGTAGCGCCGAGCCATGCTCGGCGGAATGCGGGACGGCGAGCGCGCCAACAGCAGCCGACCGAAGTCGGCTCTACCAAGCGATCAATCCACCGCGCGATCAATCCACCACGCCGTCAATCCACCGCTCGATCCACGCGTCATGCAGGCACTTCGGCGTCGGCGGCAATCAGTTTTTCTTTTTTCAGTTCCGCCCAGAAATCCGCCGGGATGGCGATGGACATCGACGCGACGTTCGCGCGGACCTGCTCGGGCGTCCGTGCACCGGGGACGATGCACGAGACCACCGACGGCGCGTCGGCAAACTGCAGCGCCGCAGTGCGCAGGTCGATGCCATGGCGCTCGCAGATCGCGGCGATCTTGGCGCGCTTGGCCGGCGCCCACTCCGGGATCGGGCTGCCGTACAGATAGCGCTCGCGGCCGGTCAGGTAGCCTGCCAACAGCGGTGAGCCCACCATCACCGATACGCCTTTTTCAGCGAGCTTCGGGAAGGTGTCGCGCAGGGTGGTTTCGTGGTCCAGCAGTGAGTACTGGCAGGCCAGCAGCATGATGTCCGGATCCGATTCGACCACCGCGCGCAGTGCCGGTTGCGGCCGGTTCACCCCGAACCCCCAGCCTTTGATCAAGCCTTCCTCGCGCATCTTCGACAGTTCCGGCATGGCGCCGCGCAGTGCTTCGGCAAAGCGCTGTTCCCACGGCATGCCGAGGTCTTTTTCGTTCTCCGGCGACAGGTCATGGATGAACACGATATCCAACTGCGACACGCCCAACCGGTTGAGGCTGTCTTCCACGGAACGCCGTGCGCCGTCTGCGGAATAGTCGTAGCGATAACGGAACGGCGCCGGATCGTGCCAGTTGGTTTTCTGCAGGGGGCCGGACGTGCCCGTGAGCAGGCGACCGATCTTGCTGCTGAGGGTGTACTGATCGGCGGGGTGCAGGTGCAGTTCATTGCCCATGCGCCGCTCGCTCAGGCCCAGCCCATACCAGGGCGAGGTGTCGAACAGGCGGACGCCCGATGCCCACGCCGCCGCCATGGTGGCCTGTGCTGCGTCACGGGTAGTGGGTGCCAGGCTGCCTCCCAAGGGCGCACCGCCGAGTCCCATGCGGGTCGGCGGACGGTAGCGGCCACCTGCGGGCTGCGGTCGCGCAACCGGGCTGCCGCCGCTGCGGGGTGTGCCACGCGTGGGCAGCACGCTGCCCGGTGCCGGTGACTGCGCGAACAACGGCGAGGCCGCCATGACCGCCGCGCTGGCCGCGGCAAGGGAAAGAAACTGACGTCGTGAGTTCACTGGGGTCTCCTGGAGGGGAAGGCGTGCAGGGCGCTCGCAAGCCACACGACCTTATCGCGGCACCGTGTCAACGCAGCGGGAACGGCCATCGCCGACGCCCGTTACGCCGGTGGCGAGCGATTCCTGCAAGTGCGCTGCCAGCGCGCTCCCTAGGCTTTTCCCATGCAACGGAGGGGGAGAGTGGGATGCGGGGTGCAGGCGAAGAAACAGGCAGCCATACCGGTCTCGAACCGCCTGCCTGGCAGCAGGTGGCACGCGAAGAAATCAGCCAGCGGCTGGCGGATGTGGACTTCCCGTGCCTGTTCGCGCGCAAGGCGTGGCGGGCCGGTTCCATCTGGTTCCAGTTCTGCGAGCGCGATCGCTACGTTGCCGCGCGTGAAGCACTGACCGCCTACACTGACATGGTCAAGACGGTCGCCATCGAGGAGCGTCTCTATCGGCCGCTGTGTCTGGTCTTCCGCAACGAGGAAGACGAGCAGCCAATGGACCAGCACGCGGCGGCGTGGCAACTGCTGGAGTGGCTGCATCGCTACGATCCGCAGGCATGGCCTGCGAAGGTGCCCGATGAAACCGACGACCCGGCTTGGAGTTTCTGCTTCAACGGCGTGCCGTTGTTCGTCAACATCAGCTCGGCCGCCCATGTGCAACTGAAGAGTCGCAACCTGGGCCGATGCCTGGTGCTGGTGGTCAACCCGCGCGAGAACTTCGACGTGGTCGCCAGCGCGGCCTCGCCGCATGGGCGCACGTTGCGCGCGCGGATCCGCAGTCGCGTGGAAAGCTACAACCAGGCACCTGCGCCGGCGAGTCTGGGATTCCATGGCGAACCGGGCAACCGCGAATGGATGCAGTACCAGCTGGACGAGCCAGGGCTGGAGGCGCCTGCGTGCTGCCCGTTCTCCACGCAGCGCAGGCGCCTCCGATGATCGGATTCGATCTGAACCTGTTGCTGCTGTACATCGTGACGGTCACGGTGATGATCGCGCTGCCCGGCCCGGTGATGATCCTGGTGGTCAGTGCGGGACTGTCCGGTGGGCCGAGGCGCGCGTTGTCGACCATCGCCGGTACCAATGCGGCCTCGCTGCTGCTGATCGCGCTGTCGGCGCTCATGGTCCAGGGTCTGCTGGCCATCGATGAGGCGTACTTCAACGGCATCAAACTGCTGGGGGCGCTGTACATCGGCTACGTCGGCTGGGGGCTGCTGCGCGCGGTCCCCTTCGAAGGCCGGCCGCAGTCAGGTGGCGGTGTCGGCGGCTTCGGCAAAGGCTTCATGGTCGCCATCGCCAACCCCAAGGACATCATCTTCTTCGCCTCGTTCTTCCCGCAGTTCATCGGCATCATGCCGCAGCCGGCACTCAGCCTCGTGGTGCTGACACTGCTCTGGGTGGCGCTTGATTTCGCTACGCTGATGGTGATGTTCCAGCTGGTGCGTCGATTGCTGCGACCGGTGCTGCAGCGTGCGCTGCTGCGGTGCTCGGGCGTGCTGCTGATCGTTGTGGCACTGGTGGGGGTGGCGTTTGCCGGACGGGCGTTGTGGACGACCTCGGGATGACGGCCAAGCGGCCGTGGCGGCAGTGCGTCATCGCAGGTCAGCACCGTGCCACGGGTCAGCTCGCCCATGTTGAGCGGAATGCGAAAGCGTATCCGCAGGCGAACAGTTTTACTGAAATTCGTGAAATCAGGCGCGCTACCCCCGTGTTTCCGATGTCCCCTGTTGGCAGCCGCTCCATCCTGCGAGAGCCCTCCGCACCGGGCGCGCGCGTGAGTACGACCGCTCCCGGCCCGCTTTCGCTGCGAGCAGTTGGCAATGGAGCTGCCATGCAGGCCCCGCTCGTGCGCTCGTTCGATCCGCCCCGAGTGGATTGGAGCCAAGGGCTTCCTGCGGTATGGGAGGCGAGGCAGGGAAGCGCCACAGGTCGCACCTCGGATCCATCGAGCCTGCAACAGATCGTTCTCGGTCTTGGAGACGATGATGCCTGGCGCCGCATCAGTCCGTACTTGGAACAAGCGACGATGGCGCCGTATGCCGATGCGTTGAGAGGCCTCGTTGCCGCGGTCAGCGCACTGCCAACCAGCGAGCGCAAGGCGTATCCGGGTCTGCCCGGCTTCACGCGCCATCACGCGGTCAAGTCATTGCTGGAGTCCAGAACAGATGTGCCCGTACCCCCAAAGGTGCTCGTGAGCATCATGGGGTGGCAGCAGTCCGTCATCGGTGAGTTGTACGCCGCACTTTTCTCCGGTGGCGTGCTTGACTGGGATACGACATGGTTCGACTTCGGCCTGGATCACGACAGTGTCGCCACCGGTGCCATACGCACGGAGCTGTGGGCCGCAATGGTCGTGGGGCCGACTTATTCCAGCTTCGAACACGGCGCGGTGGTCTCGCCCGACCAGTTCGACGGTCCGCTTGTGCAGCGACTGCGGGGCGAAGAATCGGCTGAACAGGTAAGCGCTGCAATGCACATCGATGACACTGCATTCAAAAAATGGATTTCATGTGCGGCCGAGACGTTGCGACGTGGCGGAACCCTGTCGTCGGAACATGTCCTACCGTTGAACAGGGACGGTAGTAGACCTGCGCCTGCGGACACGCGCTAACGTTGCCCGATGCGCGTGGGACCTGACATCCATCATGGTCGTGGCCGCGAGGGCCGCGAACGTGGCGCGGCCCCACCCATCTTCGTTCCAGCGTCAGTGCGCCAGCAGTCGCGCGTACAGTGCGGCACCGTAATGCGGTGGATGCTGGGGTGCGTGCAGGGTGAAGTGCGGGCTGGCAGCGTGCAGCGCGGTCGAGAACGGCCCCATCAGTGCATCGCCTGCGCTGAAGGCACCGCCCGACCAGGACAGCGGCACCGGCTCGCCGGCCTGAAAGTCCAGGTTGATGCGCAGCGCGTCGGCGATGGCAGCCAACTCGTGCCCGGCCCGCTCGAAGATCGAGGCGGCCACCGGGTCGCCAGCCTGTGCTGCGCGCGATACCAGCGGCGACAGCTGCGCCAACTCACCCCG from Stenotrophomonas sp. 169 includes the following:
- a CDS encoding LysR family transcriptional regulator, coding for MDTDLNLLRLFLAVAEGGNFRAAADRLGVTRSAVSQGIRRLEDGLGIALVQRSTRSVRLTEAGERLLSQIAAPLNVVASALEDAASVGEPRGLLRVAVTSIAERFLSGPVISDFLQTHPGITLDVTVTDAPSDIVAAGFDAGVRLGEVIEQDMVAIALTGPQREVVVASPGYVAEHGVPTHPGELSRHRCIGWRPAPEAAPYRWEFAEGGRAFDVTVSPQLTTNDMLLMVRTALSGGGITFGMEETFAPYIARGELVTMLETYLPPFPGFFLYFPSRHNPPAKLRALIDHIRAHTPAADG
- a CDS encoding SDR family oxidoreductase translates to MNQIQDKIVLITGASSGIGEATARLLAQQGATVVLGARRIDRLQALVIEIQAAGGTAMALALDVTDRTQTADFVQRAVETYGRVDVIINNAGVMPLSPLASLKLDEWDRMIDVNIRGVLHGIAAVLPQMQAQGHGQVINIASIGAHAVSPTAAVYCATKYAVWAISEGLRQESPSIRVTTISPGVTTSELADSISDAQGREEMKAFRATAIPAEAVARAIAFAVAQPADVDTSEIIVRPTASPH
- a CDS encoding aldo/keto reductase, whose translation is MNSRRQFLSLAAASAAVMAASPLFAQSPAPGSVLPTRGTPRSGGSPVARPQPAGGRYRPPTRMGLGGAPLGGSLAPTTRDAAQATMAAAWASGVRLFDTSPWYGLGLSERRMGNELHLHPADQYTLSSKIGRLLTGTSGPLQKTNWHDPAPFRYRYDYSADGARRSVEDSLNRLGVSQLDIVFIHDLSPENEKDLGMPWEQRFAEALRGAMPELSKMREEGLIKGWGFGVNRPQPALRAVVESDPDIMLLACQYSLLDHETTLRDTFPKLAEKGVSVMVGSPLLAGYLTGRERYLYGSPIPEWAPAKRAKIAAICERHGIDLRTAALQFADAPSVVSCIVPGARTPEQVRANVASMSIAIPADFWAELKKEKLIAADAEVPA
- a CDS encoding YqcI/YcgG family protein, with the protein product MRGAGEETGSHTGLEPPAWQQVAREEISQRLADVDFPCLFARKAWRAGSIWFQFCERDRYVAAREALTAYTDMVKTVAIEERLYRPLCLVFRNEEDEQPMDQHAAAWQLLEWLHRYDPQAWPAKVPDETDDPAWSFCFNGVPLFVNISSAAHVQLKSRNLGRCLVLVVNPRENFDVVASAASPHGRTLRARIRSRVESYNQAPAPASLGFHGEPGNREWMQYQLDEPGLEAPACCPFSTQRRRLR
- a CDS encoding LysE family translocator yields the protein MIGFDLNLLLLYIVTVTVMIALPGPVMILVVSAGLSGGPRRALSTIAGTNAASLLLIALSALMVQGLLAIDEAYFNGIKLLGALYIGYVGWGLLRAVPFEGRPQSGGGVGGFGKGFMVAIANPKDIIFFASFFPQFIGIMPQPALSLVVLTLLWVALDFATLMVMFQLVRRLLRPVLQRALLRCSGVLLIVVALVGVAFAGRALWTTSG